A stretch of DNA from Glycine max cultivar Williams 82 chromosome 18, Glycine_max_v4.0, whole genome shotgun sequence:
gtgttaacattaattattttataacgtaactaatttattaattcAGTTAGTCAAAACATCTGattaataatatcaattttacGAAAGAGTAAAACTGTACAATTATGTGGAGTGTGCatagtaacaattttttttttatatcaaaatccaatccaataaaaaaatagcaaataagagtatttaagaaatttaattaacctAGCCAATACATTTACTAATTGGACCTCaattcttcaaataaaaaacagtgGTATGTTATTAGTTGATAAGTTATAGAATTGACAAagatacttaaaaaaatgaattacaaaGATAAATTTGGAGGAAGAATAAGGTCTTCCAAAGTTAGAGCCACTTTGTTAGTAACATACTCTGgtcttaaataaaaagaaacggCAAAATTCACAATGAATTGTAATtccattttaaaatgttaacgGCTTTTATGCCCCTAATTTTCCAAAATAAGAAGGGAGGGATCTTATTTTAATCTCCACCACAAATTTGTCATTAACAATAACATGTTCTAtgtctgataaaaaaatatgtttcatgTTATGAATATAGACTTTTGGTTTTATATTTCtacaaaatataactttttattttttattcatgcagTATTTGCCATCACTTAATTTGTTTCCTGATGTGATGttattagagactaaaaaaatagttatattcatatagacataaaacatttcaaaaaacagctgttaatcaaaaataaaaacaagaaacttTGACGCAcacaaaagaataattaaaaggaAACGGAAACTGCCATCAAGTAGAGAAACAAATGGACAGAACAAAATAGGCGTGGGAAAAAAATTAACGTTAACATCACAACTGGTGGGTCCACTTTCCCCAACGGTCACATTCCACCGACccaaacaaatgataaaaaataaaaaaaatatatgaccgTTATGTTACATAGGAACCCTCAAAAACACTATAATACCAAGCACCACTCTCACCCCACACTCATCACAAACCCAATACACAATCATAATCTCAATCacctcaatttcacttctctgCTCCAAAGTTTCAATCTTTTCTCTGAAATCCCAAATGGGCATCGCCACAATCAAAATGGGAGGCAACTCCGACTCCAACTGTTCCATCACTCCACGCCATTACAACACCCACAAGGTGTTCCTTTTCTGCAACTACATTCTCTTGGGTGCAGCCTCCAGCTGCATCTTCCTCACCCTCTCCCTGCGCCTCATTCCCTCTCTATGCGgcttcttcttcatccttctTCAGGTCTTCACGATTGCGGGTGCAGTCTCGGGTTGTGCTGCTGTGGGGGCTAATAGGTGGTACTCTGCACACATGGTGGCCACTGTTCTAACGGCTATCTTTCAGGGTTCTGTTTCAGTGTTGGTGTTTACGCGGACTGGCGATTTTCTGGGTCAGTTGAAATCTTACGTGAGGGAGGAGGATGGTGCTGTGATTCTCAAATTGGCTGGTGGACTCACCATTTTGATCTTTGTCTTGGAGTGGGTAGTTTTGACTCTtgcatttttcttgaagtattATGCTTGTGTTGAGGGGAATAGTGGCGCTGTTGTGCCTGTGAGGAGTGGGAAGGTGCAGCAGGATGAGGACTTGAAGGATTGGCCTTGGCCTTTTCAAGTTTGATTCTTGTGATGACAAGAAAACACAAGAAGGAACAATGACTTGTTCCTTTTGAAGTTGTTGCAGTTGATTTGGTAATCTTCAAATTCGTTGATTCGTTGGAGAATTGGATGCTTTTTTCTCCTGATAGAAATATAAGTGTTTTGTTGGCTACGAATTATGATCATTATGTAATTAGTTGTGTGAGTGTTTATTCTTTAGATTCGTCTTATTTGTTGTTGGATTATTACTACTTTACATATCATCTTCTTGTTGTTAATCAAAGAAGTTCAGTTACTATATTATCAGTTTTGcccgttttatttatttatatctgGTATGATTGAGAATGAGTTTATATCACAATTACTGCAACATAAAGAAACAGAGAAGCAAGGAGAAAGAAACAAgaggaaaaatgaagaaacatgtGAAAATACTCTTCTATTCATTATGAGAATGACAACAATGGCTTTCTTCAATTGGAAAACTCGAGGCCCATTATGTTGTCGATAACGGGAGTTTAAATCATCCCATAAGATTGCTGCTGTGGATGAGTAGATAATAACACTAGTAGCAATTTCTTTATTAACAGAGTTGAGAAGCCAAGATCGGACAATGCTATCGTTTCTTTTCCATAAAGAGAGTTTCGTTGGGTCTTGTGGCTGCAAGATTGAGCCATCTTGTTCTTGGATTCAAGAGCAATGACAACAGCACGACGCCAAGAACCAAAATTGGTCACCATTCAAAGGGGTAGAAACAAGACTATGGCTCGGATGATCCGCGTGGTGGATGAAGAGAGGGTCGCGAGGATTAAGCGGAAGAGAAGAAGTAGCAGCCATGAAAGAAATGGAAATGGCGGTACTGAATCAAAAAACTTCTGATACCATATCACAATTACTGCAACATAAAGAAAGCAAGGAGAAAGAAAcaacaggaaaaataaagaaacatggGAAAATA
This window harbors:
- the LOC100500130 gene encoding uncharacterized protein LOC100500130 produces the protein MGIATIKMGGNSDSNCSITPRHYNTHKVFLFCNYILLGAASSCIFLTLSLRLIPSLCGFFFILLQVFTIAGAVSGCAAVGANRWYSAHMVATVLTAIFQGSVSVLVFTRTGDFLGQLKSYVREEDGAVILKLAGGLTILIFVLEWVVLTLAFFLKYYACVEGNSGAVVPVRSGKVQQDEDLKDWPWPFQV